The proteins below are encoded in one region of Pirellulales bacterium:
- the dprA gene encoding DNA-processing protein DprA encodes MAELFNSDGASDELTDLLRLSLVSGIGPRLRQLLLERFETPAAIFAASPSELRSVPGIGGKLAGAVARARAEIDVDAELDLCRKRQVSIVPQDGAGYPRALQEIADPPGLLFVRGAIEPRDALSIAVVGSRHATRYGLMIAERLAASLSRAGLTVVSGLARGIDAAAHRGALAAGGRTIAVLGSGVLNIYPPEHATLASEIMARGAVVGEAPVRSAPLSGAFPQRNRLISGMSLGVVIVEAALHSGALITARHAMEQGREVFAVPGPVDSRMSRGCHQLIRDGAKLVETADDVLEELGPLVAAAPREDGSVVHHPAELLLNEAEQRILSAVGTSATAIDQVIADSGLPTPQVLSTLSVLEMRRLVKRLSGNYVLRVS; translated from the coding sequence ATGGCCGAGCTCTTCAACTCCGACGGCGCCAGCGACGAGCTGACCGACTTGCTGCGCCTGTCGCTGGTTTCGGGCATTGGACCGCGCCTGCGGCAGCTTCTGCTGGAGCGGTTCGAAACGCCGGCGGCAATCTTTGCCGCCTCGCCCAGCGAGCTGCGTTCGGTGCCCGGCATCGGCGGCAAGCTGGCCGGCGCCGTGGCACGGGCACGCGCCGAGATCGACGTCGACGCCGAACTCGATCTTTGCCGCAAACGCCAAGTGAGCATCGTGCCGCAGGACGGCGCGGGCTATCCGCGGGCCTTGCAAGAAATCGCCGATCCACCGGGCCTGCTCTTTGTGCGTGGCGCGATCGAGCCGCGCGACGCGTTGAGCATTGCCGTCGTCGGCTCGCGGCACGCCACGCGGTATGGACTGATGATTGCCGAGCGTTTGGCGGCCAGCCTGTCGCGGGCCGGACTGACGGTCGTGAGCGGCCTTGCCCGCGGCATCGATGCGGCGGCCCACCGCGGCGCGTTGGCGGCGGGCGGTCGCACCATCGCCGTGCTCGGCAGCGGCGTGTTGAACATCTATCCGCCCGAACACGCCACGCTGGCGAGCGAAATCATGGCCCGCGGCGCGGTGGTGGGCGAAGCGCCGGTCCGTTCGGCGCCGCTCAGCGGCGCGTTTCCGCAGCGCAACCGCTTGATCAGCGGCATGTCGCTGGGAGTGGTGATCGTGGAGGCGGCATTGCACAGCGGCGCGTTGATTACGGCCCGCCACGCCATGGAGCAGGGACGCGAGGTGTTTGCGGTGCCGGGGCCGGTCGATAGCCGTATGTCGCGCGGCTGCCATCAGCTCATTCGCGACGGAGCGAAGCTCGTGGAAACGGCCGACGACGTGTTGGAAGAGCTGGGCCCGCTGGTGGCCGCCGCGCCGCGCGAAGACGGCTCGGTCGTGCATCATCCCGCCGAACTGCTGCTGAACGAGGCGGAGCAGCGCATTTTGTCGGCCGTCGGCACCAGCGCCACGGCCATCGACCAGGTGATCGCCGACAGCGGCCTGCCGACGCCGCAGGTGCTATCCACCCTGAGCGTGCTGGAGATGCGGCGGTTGGTCAAACGACTCAGCGGCAACTACGTGCTGCGCGTGTCGTAG
- a CDS encoding DUF1501 domain-containing protein has protein sequence MSTNTYCDGIRRRDFLKAGALGSGLSLAGYLRLAHSGEVQAAKAKAAIFVNLGGGPSHLDTFDLKPGAPDEIRGEFKPIDTKVAGVQISEHLPKLASHTDKFAVLRGVSHTLAAHELGSKYLNSGNRPLPSLEFPGFGAVVSKELAGQRDLPSFVAIPNTPQRAGYLGVRYAALSTDSTPKLGKPFNVRGMTLSGGLTVEKVERRQHLLGDLDTLFNGYESASGLVEGLDKFDEQAYEIISSSRARQAFDVTQEKSEVAQEFGDNNFGQSCLLAVRLIESGVRFATVNFGGWDTHQQNFVKLKDKQLPELDQGLAAMFKQLDRRGLLSSTVVFVTGEFGRTPKINKNAGRDHWPRAMFVLLGGGGIRCGQVVGASDEQGMGPAEGDGISPDQVAASFYHTLGINYEKEYHTNTGRPVMIVRQGSLIPELVG, from the coding sequence ATGTCCACCAACACTTACTGCGACGGCATTCGGCGACGCGATTTTCTCAAGGCGGGCGCACTCGGCAGCGGACTAAGCTTGGCCGGCTATTTGCGGCTGGCGCACTCGGGCGAAGTGCAGGCCGCCAAGGCCAAGGCGGCCATCTTCGTCAACCTGGGCGGCGGCCCTTCGCACCTCGACACCTTCGATCTGAAGCCCGGCGCGCCCGATGAAATTCGCGGTGAGTTCAAGCCAATCGACACCAAGGTCGCGGGCGTGCAGATTTCGGAACACCTGCCGAAACTCGCCAGCCACACCGACAAGTTTGCCGTGCTTCGCGGCGTAAGCCACACGTTGGCGGCCCACGAGCTGGGCAGCAAGTATCTGAACAGCGGCAACCGGCCGTTGCCCTCGCTGGAGTTCCCCGGCTTCGGCGCCGTCGTGAGCAAAGAGCTGGCGGGCCAGCGCGACCTGCCGTCGTTCGTCGCCATTCCGAATACTCCGCAACGGGCGGGCTACTTGGGTGTGCGCTACGCCGCCTTGTCGACCGATTCGACGCCCAAGCTCGGCAAGCCGTTCAACGTGCGCGGCATGACGCTCTCCGGCGGCCTCACCGTGGAAAAGGTCGAGCGGCGGCAGCACTTGCTCGGCGATCTCGATACGCTCTTCAACGGCTACGAGTCGGCCAGCGGACTCGTGGAGGGCCTCGACAAGTTCGACGAGCAGGCCTACGAGATCATCAGCTCGTCACGGGCACGCCAGGCGTTCGACGTGACGCAGGAGAAATCGGAAGTAGCGCAGGAATTCGGCGACAACAACTTCGGGCAAAGCTGTTTGCTGGCCGTGCGCCTGATTGAGTCGGGCGTGCGGTTCGCCACCGTGAACTTCGGCGGCTGGGATACGCACCAGCAGAACTTCGTGAAGCTGAAAGACAAACAGTTGCCGGAACTCGATCAAGGTCTGGCGGCGATGTTCAAGCAGCTCGATCGGCGAGGGCTGTTGAGTTCGACCGTGGTGTTCGTCACCGGTGAGTTCGGCCGCACGCCCAAGATCAACAAGAACGCCGGCCGCGACCACTGGCCGCGGGCCATGTTCGTGCTGCTGGGCGGGGGCGGCATCCGCTGCGGCCAGGTCGTCGGCGCGAGCGACGAGCAGGGCATGGGGCCCGCGGAGGGCGACGGCATCTCGCCCGACCAGGTGGCCGCTTCGTTCTATCACACCTTGGGCATCAATTACGAGAAGGAGTATCACACCAACACCGGCCGACCCGTGATGATCGTCCGCCAAGGCAGCCTGATTCCGGAGTTGGTGGGTTAG